From one Caldithrix abyssi DSM 13497 genomic stretch:
- the asnB gene encoding asparagine synthase (glutamine-hydrolyzing): MCGIAGIFQINGPIARAQDKIKNMVGQLFHRGPDECGFYFDYPIAMGMTRLSIIDVAGGSQPICNESEDIWVVFNGEIFNYKELRVLLEKFGHRFKTSSDTEVIVHSYEQWGEDFIRYLNGQFAISLWDRKKRQLLLARDRLGIRPLFYAFFKNKLIFASEIKAIFAEGSINPEVDFSGLNDIFTFWVTLPPRTAFKKINELPPGRMLTVDHRGVKETEYWDIPFQADVSDKKTTILQEELENLLTDAVRIRLRADVPVGAYLSGGLDSSIITALVNKIHRNKLKTFSVNFTDQAYDEQFYQETLISQLNTEHRSMRVDAVDILRHFHRVVWLAEKPMLRLAPAPLLALSSMVNGDGFKVVLTGEGADEFFAGYNIFKETRVRCFWAREPEADCRPLLLSRIYPYILSQQGTLNPFWQAFFKRHLQETENPFYSHLLRWENTAKIRHLLSEPIKSSCNYEDQLARAEAYLSKLKEISSPLSRAQYIEAKLFMNGYLLSSQGDRMLMGHSVEGRFPFLDHRVVAFAATLPEDLRLRGLNEKFLLKKTFKKILPSVILQRPKQPYRAPVSKNLFGHPELEWIEAFFRPQTLEQYGYFDPTRVGILKQKIIRQQTPLSLVDEMAIVAILSTQLWHFHFFEDLNNKAEKLPEKQKIVDQREA, encoded by the coding sequence ATGTGTGGAATAGCAGGAATTTTCCAAATTAATGGTCCGATTGCACGGGCACAAGATAAAATAAAAAATATGGTGGGACAACTCTTTCATCGGGGCCCCGATGAATGTGGTTTTTATTTTGATTATCCAATAGCCATGGGCATGACCCGTTTAAGCATTATCGATGTGGCCGGAGGAAGCCAGCCTATATGTAATGAAAGTGAAGACATCTGGGTTGTTTTTAACGGCGAAATCTTTAATTACAAAGAGTTACGCGTTTTGCTGGAAAAATTCGGCCACCGCTTTAAAACCAGCAGCGACACCGAGGTTATCGTTCACAGTTACGAACAATGGGGTGAGGACTTCATCCGATATTTAAACGGTCAGTTTGCCATCAGTCTGTGGGATCGGAAAAAAAGACAGCTTTTGCTGGCCAGAGATCGTCTGGGCATCCGGCCATTATTTTACGCCTTTTTTAAAAACAAGCTCATCTTTGCCTCGGAAATTAAAGCCATTTTTGCGGAGGGCAGCATTAATCCGGAAGTTGATTTTTCAGGACTAAACGATATTTTTACCTTCTGGGTTACTCTGCCGCCGCGTACTGCTTTTAAAAAGATTAACGAACTACCGCCGGGACGGATGTTAACGGTTGATCATCGCGGCGTTAAAGAAACAGAATACTGGGATATTCCTTTTCAGGCTGACGTGAGCGACAAAAAAACCACGATCTTGCAGGAGGAACTGGAAAACCTGTTGACCGACGCGGTGCGCATTCGTTTGCGCGCTGATGTGCCGGTGGGCGCCTATTTAAGCGGTGGCCTGGATTCTTCCATTATCACCGCATTGGTCAATAAAATTCATCGAAACAAACTCAAGACCTTTTCGGTTAATTTTACAGATCAGGCCTACGACGAGCAATTTTATCAGGAGACGTTGATCAGCCAGTTAAATACAGAACACCGTTCCATGCGCGTAGATGCCGTTGATATTTTGCGCCATTTTCATCGCGTTGTATGGCTGGCCGAAAAACCCATGTTGCGTCTGGCGCCTGCGCCGTTGCTGGCCCTTTCTTCTATGGTGAACGGCGACGGTTTCAAAGTGGTATTGACCGGCGAAGGAGCCGACGAATTTTTTGCCGGATACAATATTTTCAAAGAAACCAGAGTACGCTGCTTTTGGGCCAGAGAACCGGAGGCCGATTGTCGTCCTTTATTGTTAAGCCGCATTTATCCCTACATTTTAAGTCAGCAGGGAACGCTCAATCCCTTCTGGCAGGCCTTTTTTAAGCGGCACCTACAGGAAACAGAGAATCCTTTCTATTCCCATCTTTTGCGCTGGGAAAATACGGCCAAAATTCGCCATTTATTAAGCGAACCAATAAAATCGTCTTGTAATTACGAGGATCAACTGGCCAGAGCAGAAGCTTATCTTTCAAAATTAAAAGAAATTTCTTCGCCTCTTTCCCGCGCTCAATACATCGAAGCAAAATTGTTTATGAATGGCTATCTATTGTCTTCGCAGGGCGATCGCATGTTGATGGGACATTCCGTGGAAGGGCGTTTTCCATTTCTTGATCATCGGGTTGTCGCGTTTGCAGCCACGCTACCGGAAGATTTGCGACTAAGGGGCTTAAACGAAAAGTTTTTACTTAAAAAGACCTTTAAAAAGATTTTGCCATCGGTCATTTTGCAACGCCCCAAACAACCGTATCGGGCACCCGTTTCAAAAAACCTCTTTGGCCACCCAGAACTGGAATGGATTGAGGCTTTTTTTCGGCCGCAAACGCTTGAGCAATACGGCTATTTTGATCCGACAAGAGTTGGTATTTTAAAACAAAAGATAATTCGTCAGCAAACGCCCCTTTCACTGGTTGACGAAATGGCCATTGTCGCCATTCTTTCCACGCAGTTGTGGCATTTTCATTTTTTTGAAGATTTAAACAATAAAGCCGAAAAATTACCTGAAAAACAAAAAATAGTTGATCAAAGAGAAGCATAG
- a CDS encoding ATP-binding protein, translated as MKEIVIISGKGGTGKTSITAALGALAGKSAVVADCDVDAANLHLLYEPRVRHAEDFYSGKTAIIDNDLCTDCGLCAEKCAFDAIRYEYGQYMVDEVSCEGCAVCFHLCPVNAIRMEENLAGKWYRAQSRFDNEFVYAHLGIGQENSGKLVAKVKQEAKKIAENENIPFIFVDGPPGVGCPVISSLSNVDHVLLVTEASQSGLHDLQRLVELIEYFKLKASCVINKSDLNEQMASEIDDYCQKHNITVINHIPYHPEFVETLNAKKTLIEGKDKAIKQKIFQIYQFLTREEE; from the coding sequence ATGAAAGAGATTGTAATCATCAGTGGAAAGGGCGGAACCGGCAAAACTTCCATTACGGCTGCGCTGGGCGCCCTGGCAGGCAAAAGCGCTGTGGTGGCGGACTGCGACGTGGATGCCGCCAATTTACATCTGCTCTACGAACCGCGTGTTCGCCATGCAGAAGATTTTTACAGCGGCAAAACGGCGATTATTGACAACGATCTTTGTACAGATTGCGGCCTTTGCGCTGAAAAATGTGCCTTTGACGCCATTCGGTACGAATATGGCCAGTACATGGTGGACGAAGTAAGTTGCGAAGGCTGTGCCGTTTGTTTTCATCTTTGTCCGGTTAACGCCATTCGCATGGAAGAGAATCTGGCCGGCAAATGGTACCGCGCCCAATCTCGATTCGATAACGAATTTGTTTATGCCCATCTGGGAATTGGTCAGGAAAATTCGGGCAAATTAGTGGCTAAAGTAAAACAGGAAGCGAAAAAGATTGCCGAAAACGAGAATATTCCCTTTATCTTTGTAGATGGCCCGCCGGGCGTTGGATGTCCGGTCATTTCTTCTTTGAGTAATGTCGATCATGTGTTGTTAGTTACCGAAGCTTCGCAATCGGGTTTGCACGATCTGCAGCGTCTGGTGGAGTTGATCGAATATTTTAAACTAAAAGCCTCTTGCGTAATTAATAAGAGCGATTTAAACGAACAAATGGCCAGTGAAATTGATGACTATTGCCAGAAACATAACATTACCGTAATCAATCACATTCCCTATCATCCAGAGTTTGTTGAAACGCTAAATGCCAAAAAAACCTTGATTGAGGGAAAAGATAAGGCTATCAAACAAAAAATTTTCCAGATCTATCAATTTTTAACCAGAGAAGAGGAGTGA
- a CDS encoding IS4 family transposase, with product MQIYGKIFSEPILKRINAIIARQPQISRRKLSREVCELMDWKSPNGKFQEMSCRKALLELDRRGLIKLPERKKSYAFEKKKKRKLDVPIASIEGHLSVLGEIVIEPIKSRYSKDSRAWFQLIENFHYLKSAKLCGAQIRYIVKSEKYGYIGALGFSSATYKLRARDAYIGWSEKARRENIQYVISNDRFLIVPTVKVKNLASFLLSKALQRIGTDWESRYGYRPVLVESYVDSSVFKGIGYLASNWLYVGNTSGRRDGIAKKVFLYPLQRNWRKILCQESADGLGQGRLIKDSSNWAEREFGSIRLYDNRLKQRLYAIADDFYNKPQANIPEACGGKARTMGAYRFFQNEKVTMDIILDAHTEATIDRIKEHKVVLAPQDTTILDYSTHPMTKDLGPTSHIDHQSIGLILHDTLAFSEDGTPLGVLDAQVWARDPKDRGKTRRRKELPIEQKESMKWLRSYRRVNEIAKLCPETLIVSVGDREADIYELFHEAQRKDSKAGLLVRVGKRRNRKVAGIDLWDYMSSQEERGQFQIHVPRRGNIRAREAKMSLRYSSIDLEPPKRFSSSKPIKVWAVYIREVDPPADIKSPIEWMLLTTVSVENFTDAYQRVQWYTRRWGIEIYHRTLKSGCRIKDRQLGSADRLETALAVDMVVAWRIYHMTMLGREIPDSPASVFFKEEEWKALYCYVHKTPIAPEEPMSLREAIRMVGQIGGHLGRKSDGEPGTVTLWRGIQRLDTATEMYIIFTSSRDGP from the coding sequence ATGCAAATATATGGGAAAATTTTTAGCGAACCAATATTAAAACGTATTAATGCGATCATTGCCCGGCAGCCGCAGATATCTCGTAGGAAATTATCACGAGAGGTATGCGAACTGATGGACTGGAAATCTCCCAATGGGAAATTCCAGGAGATGAGCTGCCGTAAAGCCTTATTAGAGCTGGATCGGCGCGGTTTAATCAAATTACCAGAACGAAAAAAAAGCTATGCTTTTGAAAAAAAGAAAAAGCGTAAGCTTGATGTTCCAATCGCCTCCATTGAAGGCCATTTATCGGTTTTAGGCGAAATTGTAATCGAGCCGATCAAAAGCCGCTACAGCAAGGATTCGCGCGCATGGTTTCAGTTAATAGAGAATTTCCATTACCTTAAAAGCGCAAAACTTTGTGGCGCTCAGATTCGCTATATTGTAAAAAGCGAGAAGTATGGCTATATTGGCGCTTTAGGCTTTAGTTCAGCGACTTATAAATTACGAGCCAGGGATGCCTATATTGGCTGGAGCGAAAAGGCGCGAAGGGAGAATATCCAGTATGTGATCAGTAATGATCGTTTTTTGATCGTACCTACGGTTAAGGTCAAGAATCTGGCTTCATTTCTGTTGAGTAAAGCCTTGCAGCGTATTGGAACCGATTGGGAGAGTCGTTATGGTTATCGCCCGGTTTTGGTGGAAAGTTATGTGGATTCTAGTGTTTTCAAAGGCATCGGTTACCTGGCTTCCAACTGGCTTTATGTAGGAAATACCAGCGGTCGTCGTGACGGTATCGCCAAAAAGGTATTTCTTTATCCATTGCAAAGGAACTGGCGAAAGATTTTGTGTCAGGAGAGTGCGGACGGTTTAGGCCAAGGACGATTAATCAAAGACTCATCGAATTGGGCGGAGCGGGAATTTGGCAGCATTCGCTTATATGACAATCGTCTCAAACAGCGTTTGTACGCCATAGCGGATGACTTTTACAACAAGCCGCAGGCCAACATTCCGGAGGCCTGTGGTGGTAAGGCGCGCACGATGGGCGCCTATCGATTTTTTCAAAACGAGAAGGTAACCATGGATATTATTTTAGATGCACATACCGAGGCGACGATAGATCGCATAAAAGAACACAAGGTGGTTTTAGCGCCTCAGGACACGACCATTTTAGACTACAGCACGCATCCCATGACCAAAGACTTGGGGCCGACAAGCCATATAGATCACCAGAGCATTGGCTTGATTTTACATGATACATTGGCCTTTAGTGAGGATGGCACGCCGTTAGGCGTATTGGATGCCCAGGTATGGGCTCGTGATCCGAAGGATCGAGGCAAGACGCGTCGTCGGAAGGAATTACCCATTGAGCAAAAAGAGAGTATGAAATGGTTACGTAGTTATCGCCGGGTCAACGAGATCGCTAAGTTATGTCCGGAGACGCTTATCGTAAGCGTGGGCGATCGAGAGGCGGATATCTACGAATTATTTCATGAGGCTCAAAGGAAAGATAGCAAGGCAGGACTTTTGGTACGCGTGGGCAAGCGCCGCAATCGCAAAGTGGCCGGAATTGATCTGTGGGATTACATGTCCAGTCAAGAAGAGCGCGGTCAATTTCAAATTCATGTTCCTCGTAGGGGCAATATCAGGGCTCGTGAGGCCAAGATGTCCTTGCGTTATTCGTCGATAGACTTAGAACCGCCGAAACGATTTTCGTCCTCTAAGCCCATTAAGGTGTGGGCTGTTTATATCCGAGAGGTCGATCCGCCAGCTGATATTAAGAGTCCAATAGAGTGGATGTTATTGACCACGGTGTCGGTAGAGAATTTTACTGATGCCTATCAACGAGTGCAGTGGTACACTCGTCGTTGGGGTATCGAGATATATCATCGAACGCTCAAGAGCGGCTGCCGCATAAAAGATCGTCAATTAGGCAGTGCGGATCGTTTAGAGACGGCCTTAGCCGTGGATATGGTTGTAGCCTGGCGCATTTATCATATGACCATGTTAGGTCGTGAAATACCGGATTCGCCGGCGAGCGTATTTTTCAAAGAAGAGGAATGGAAAGCGTTGTATTGCTATGTGCATAAGACGCCCATAGCGCCGGAGGAGCCGATGAGTTTACGAGAAGCCATCCGTATGGTAGGTCAGATCGGAGGCCATTTAGGCAGAAAGAGTGATGGCGAGCCTGGCACAGTAACGCTCTGGCGAGGTATACAGCGATTGGATACGGCAACCGAGATGTATATTATTTTTACTTCAAGCCGAGACGGCCCATAA
- a CDS encoding NifB/NifX family molybdenum-iron cluster-binding protein encodes MKVAFTAQGNGWYEKVDLRFGRGRGFFVVDTNNEETRFIDNASNVEAAHGAGTSAAQIIINAGIDVLVTGHVGPKAGSVLKSAGIKVYSTEGNITLKDAYRLFKEGKLKEQEL; translated from the coding sequence ATGAAAGTAGCTTTTACAGCCCAGGGAAATGGCTGGTACGAAAAAGTAGATTTGCGCTTTGGACGGGGCAGAGGTTTTTTTGTAGTCGATACGAACAACGAAGAGACCAGGTTTATTGACAATGCTTCTAATGTGGAAGCTGCGCACGGCGCGGGTACCAGCGCCGCCCAGATTATCATCAATGCGGGGATTGATGTCCTGGTTACCGGACATGTGGGCCCTAAAGCCGGTTCTGTTTTGAAAAGCGCAGGAATTAAGGTTTACTCTACAGAAGGAAATATAACCTTAAAAGACGCCTATCGCCTGTTTAAAGAAGGAAAGTTGAAGGAACAGGAATTGTAA
- the nadE gene encoding NAD(+) synthase — MAFSKEDLNIDPAEETGRIVQWMRQSVGRRLHKQGAVIGISGGIDSSVCLALAVRAFGPQRVLGVALPEHESNSESLHLARNLAKQYGARFIVEEITDALSGFGAYARRDEAVKSVFPEFGEGYRSKIVLPPVTEKDTFNVFYLTIIAPDGQEKTKRLPLKEYLQIVAASNFKQRTRMSMLYYHADRLNYAVIGTGNKNEHEQGFFVKFGDGGADLKPIAHLFKTQVYQLAEFLGIPEEIRKRTPTTDTYSAECTQEEFFFRVPFEIGDLVWLGMERQVPPEEIARAASISVQEVINIQNDIKRKIRTAEYLKMNPLHLD; from the coding sequence ATGGCCTTTTCCAAAGAAGACTTAAATATCGATCCGGCGGAAGAGACCGGACGCATCGTTCAATGGATGCGACAGAGCGTTGGACGCCGATTGCACAAACAGGGAGCGGTGATTGGTATTAGCGGCGGGATTGATTCCAGTGTCTGTCTGGCGTTGGCCGTGCGGGCCTTCGGCCCGCAGCGCGTGTTAGGCGTGGCCCTGCCCGAACACGAGTCCAATTCCGAAAGTTTGCATCTGGCTCGAAATCTGGCTAAGCAGTACGGCGCGCGGTTTATTGTGGAAGAAATAACCGACGCATTAAGCGGTTTTGGCGCCTATGCCAGAAGGGACGAGGCAGTAAAGAGCGTTTTCCCTGAATTCGGAGAAGGGTATCGATCCAAAATTGTTTTGCCGCCGGTAACCGAAAAGGATACGTTTAACGTGTTTTATTTAACCATTATTGCGCCCGACGGTCAGGAAAAGACCAAACGCCTGCCGTTGAAAGAGTACTTACAAATTGTGGCCGCTTCTAATTTTAAACAGCGCACGCGTATGAGCATGTTGTATTATCATGCCGATCGTCTGAATTACGCGGTAATCGGAACAGGGAATAAAAATGAACATGAGCAGGGCTTTTTTGTCAAGTTTGGCGATGGAGGCGCCGATCTGAAACCCATCGCTCATCTGTTTAAAACCCAGGTCTATCAATTAGCAGAGTTTCTGGGCATTCCTGAAGAAATCAGAAAACGTACGCCGACCACCGACACCTATAGCGCGGAGTGTACGCAGGAAGAATTTTTCTTTAGAGTGCCTTTTGAAATTGGCGATCTGGTCTGGCTGGGAATGGAACGACAGGTCCCCCCGGAAGAAATCGCCCGGGCCGCCAGTATTTCTGTTCAGGAAGTGATCAATATTCAGAACGACATCAAGCGGAAGATTCGAACGGCCGAATATCTAAAAATGAATCCGTTACATCTTGATTAA
- a CDS encoding DUF5320 domain-containing protein, with amino-acid sequence MPWGDRTGPSGQGPRTGRGLGYCAGYDSPGYTRGTPMGRGFGFGRGLGRGFGRGFGFGRGFGWRWSWPWPQTGSAQAAPTSDKGNQAELTAMKNELNSLKSAVEGLLNRLSALTEKSAAGSKEND; translated from the coding sequence ATGCCGTGGGGAGATCGCACAGGTCCTTCAGGTCAGGGACCACGAACAGGCAGAGGATTGGGATACTGCGCGGGCTATGACAGCCCGGGCTACACCAGGGGAACGCCCATGGGCCGTGGATTTGGCTTTGGACGCGGTTTGGGTCGGGGCTTTGGCCGCGGCTTTGGCTTTGGGCGTGGTTTTGGATGGCGCTGGAGCTGGCCATGGCCGCAAACGGGCAGCGCCCAGGCCGCTCCAACTAGCGACAAAGGCAACCAGGCCGAGCTAACCGCCATGAAAAATGAACTGAACAGCCTGAAATCCGCGGTCGAGGGCTTGTTGAATCGGCTCAGCGCATTAACCGAAAAAAGCGCCGCCGGCTCCAAAGAGAACGACTGA
- a CDS encoding acyl carrier protein: MEKKIRNFIVDNFLFGDNSVTFSDDDSLSENGIIDSTGILGLVNFLESEFQISIENEEITPENLDSINKIVQFIKMKIGQMSMAD, translated from the coding sequence ATGGAAAAGAAAATCAGAAATTTTATCGTGGACAACTTTCTCTTTGGTGATAATAGCGTAACCTTTAGCGATGACGATTCTCTTTCGGAAAATGGTATTATTGATTCAACCGGCATCCTTGGTCTGGTTAACTTTTTAGAAAGCGAATTTCAAATTTCAATAGAAAATGAGGAGATTACGCCAGAAAATCTGGATTCAATCAATAAAATTGTTCAGTTTATTAAAATGAAGATCGGCCAGATGTCC
- a CDS encoding ferredoxin, translating into MKMAGMARQTMGSGGYCICPKCDYRAPHQRGVPCQEQRCPHCGARLMREGSYHHQLLLEKRKQKSERKDEGN; encoded by the coding sequence ATGAAGATGGCAGGAATGGCCAGACAGACCATGGGCAGCGGAGGGTATTGTATCTGTCCAAAATGTGATTATCGGGCGCCGCATCAGCGCGGTGTGCCGTGTCAGGAGCAGCGCTGTCCCCATTGCGGAGCCAGATTGATGCGCGAAGGCTCTTATCATCACCAATTGTTATTGGAGAAGAGAAAGCAAAAAAGTGAACGCAAAGATGAGGGAAATTGA
- a CDS encoding CGGC domain-containing protein, with protein sequence MSEQNSSKIVKIGIIICDRYRNCAAGKCLRALKNREGAFGYYQDVEVELVGFTTCGGCPGGNIEYAPAEMKRNGVDVIHLATGLLVGYPPCPYLKYFKEFIEMHHQIKVVYGTHPIPQSYFLTHQELGSWDSPEWKEIITPELTIEDQRLSYS encoded by the coding sequence ATGAGCGAACAAAATTCATCAAAAATTGTAAAGATTGGTATCATTATTTGCGATCGCTACCGCAATTGCGCGGCAGGCAAATGTTTAAGAGCGCTGAAAAACCGTGAAGGGGCTTTCGGTTATTATCAGGACGTGGAAGTGGAGCTGGTGGGCTTTACCACCTGCGGCGGCTGTCCCGGGGGCAATATTGAATACGCGCCGGCCGAAATGAAAAGAAACGGCGTGGACGTCATTCATCTGGCTACGGGCTTGCTGGTCGGTTATCCGCCCTGTCCTTATTTAAAGTACTTTAAAGAATTTATTGAAATGCACCATCAGATCAAGGTGGTTTACGGGACGCATCCCATTCCACAAAGTTACTTTTTAACGCATCAGGAATTGGGATCGTGGGATTCGCCGGAGTGGAAAGAAATCATAACGCCAGAATTAACCATAGAAGATCAACGACTGAGTTACAGTTGA